A region of the Leptospira venezuelensis genome:
TAGTGATCCTAATGGGAAACGAGGGAGAAGGTCTAAAAAGGATCTTAATGGAAAAATCTGATTTTACAGTTCGTATTCCACTTCACGGCCATATCTCTTCCTTAAATGTGACAGTCGCCACAGGAATTGTACTGGATCGTTTGAAAAACCGACCAAAGTAAATCTTACTCAAACATTTATTTCCTTTCTGTTACGATCGAAAGAAACGCCCCTTATCAAATTCTAGCTTGCGATTTTTTAGGAATAGTCCCAGACTTTATAGTATGAAAAGATTTTTATCTTTCCAAACTCTGTTTTTATTTTTTACACTTCTAACTTTCGGAAACTGCGAATATCTACAAGATAGACTAACTCCTTCCGAAGACAAATCATTAGCGGACCAAATTAAGGACTATATTATCTCAGCCTATTTTGCAGAACAAAACCATGCTTTGTATAAATTTTCCACCGTGATCCCTAATCTTCAGCCCCAAAATCTTTCTCCTTTATATTTCCAAAGTCCATACTTCCAGAGAAATAATTCTAAGGCTAAGATTGTTCTTATTCATGGGTGGGATTTTGCAGAAAGACAAACAGATCTACCGACCGATTTTAATCAAAAGGTAACAAACCTGCTCGGGACTTGGAACCAGGGACTCTCGTTTATTACAGACAATGCCACACCACCAAGCAGTTATACAGGAAGCGTATATGATGAATTTGAAATATACGTTTTCACTTACCGGACTTCCGACCATATTGAAATAAACGGAAGAAGATTTATAGATTCCTTAAATGCTGCATTCAACTCATCTGACAAGGTAGTTATAGTTGCCCACTCCATGGGGGGTTTAGTTTCTAGAGCTGCAATCCAACACCCAAACAATACTCAGAATGTTATAGATCATATAGTAAGTTTAGGAACTCCTTATTACGGATCTCCCTACTCTTCCCCACAGTATACCGGAGACTTAACTGCGATAGGAGCGATTATCAAATTTATGACAGATACTCCTGGGGGACAAGGACTTGCCTATACAAACGGGATCAGTCCAGGAGTTACGGGTATTCTTCCTACGATTGTGGACGGAACTAACCAAGCATTTAACTACACCTTGGAAAAGATGATCGCAAATACCTCAGAGGATCTGATCACTACCGTTTACGGTGGGGATATGGGTGCTGGGGATTGTGGGGCTGCTGATCATGCTGCCACCTACCAAGCAGCTTGCACGGTGATCACGAACGGAAATCCTATATTCCCAAGTTCAGACGGAATTGTTCCATTAGACTCAGCACTTTTGAATAATAGATTGGCAGGCGGGAATACACATACTGTTAACGCTATGGATCATTCCCAAATGTCATTTAGAAATGAAGGCGGAACCGGAGGAGGACTCACTAAAGTAAAAACACATTTTGATAATGTGTTCAATGAAGTCTTTACTATAGTTAGCGGACTGTAGATTTCGAATTCTGGTATGGACCGGCTATTATAGTCTGACCTTAATACCCATTTCCTTCATATTTTCTTTCGTTTCTCGGATAGTAAATTCACCAAAATGAAAAATAGATGCAGCAAGTACCGCATCTGCCTTTCCTCTTAGGATTGCTTCTACCATATGTTCAGGGTTCCCTGCACCACCGCTTGCAATAATAGGAATTTCTAAATTAGAAGAAAATAATTTTAAAAGTTGGATATCGAAACCTTTTTTAGTTCCGTCACGATCCATAGAAGTAAGTAGGATTTCTCCTGCACCTCTTTCCTGAGCTTCTTTTCCCCAGTCTAACGCATCTCTTCCAGTTTCAGTTCTTCCACCGTGGAGGAATACTTCGTATCTTTCTCGGTCTGGATGAAATTTTACATCTACTGCGCAGACAATACATTGTGAACCGTAAATTTCCGAGGAGGCGCGAAGGAGGTCCGGATTTTGAAAAGCAGCAGTATTTATGGAAACCTTATCCGCTCCCTTTTCCAAAACGGCTTTCACATCATCTAATGTGCGGATCCCACCACCGACAGTAAAAGGGATAAATATCCTTTCCGCAACAGCTTCCACCAAATGGATTAATATATCTCTTTTATCGCTGGATGCTGTGATATCCAAGAAGCATAACTCGTCCGCGAGATTTTTTTCATAAACAACCGCGGACTCTACAGGATCACCCGCATCCACAAGGTTTACGAAATTCACTCCTTTGACTACCCTGCCGTCTTTGATATCTAGGCAGGGAATAATTCTCGCGGTGAGCTCACTCATTTGATAGCTTCAGGCAACTGAACCTTAGAAGCCCATTCAGAGATCATTTTAGCAAAACCGAATATTTTATCTTCGTGTAAAGCAGGAGCTGTGATCTGCAGACCAATCGGAAGACCATTGGAATCTATCCCGATCGGAACAGACATTGCAGGAACTCCAGCCAAGTTTACCGAAGTAGTTAAAATATCTGCCTTATACATTTGGATAGGATCGGAAGTTTTTTCTCCCACCTTGAACGCGGTTGTTGGAGAAGTAGGCTGAAGGATTAGATCTACCTTAGAAAAATAGCCTTCGTATTCTTTTTTTATCAGAACTCGAGCCTTCTGTGCTCTTCCGTAATATGCATCATAATATCCGGCAGATAATGAGAATGTTCCGAGCAGAATCCTTCTCTGGACTTCTTTTCCGAAACCTTCACTTCTGCTTGTTACATATAGATCTTCCAGTTTGCCACTTGGATCTTTTCTTTGTCCGAAACGAATACCATCAAACCTAGAAAGATTCGAAGAACATTCCGCTGTAGCAATGATATAATAGATAGGGATAGAATTAGATAGAAGTGAAAAATCCAGGTCTACAAGTTGAGCACCTTTAGATTCTAACTCTGCCAAAAGAGATTCATATGCTTTTGCAATATCAGGCTCAATCTCGGAAGTGATCTTCATCTTTCCAATTTTCAACCCTTTCCAAGGGAGTTCTTTTACCTTAGAAGGATCGAATGCAGGAATATTTTTAGAAGTAGCATCCCGCTGATCTTTTCCTGAGATCACTGAATAAACATCTATGATACCGTCGATGTCCTTGGACAAAGGACCAATCTGATCCAAACTAGATGCATAAGCTACAAGCCCATATCTGGAAACAGTTCCATAAGTAGGTTTTAAACCATAAATCCCACAAAGAGAAGCAGGCTGTCTAACGGATCCTCCAGTATCGGAACCTAATGCAACTGGCACAAAAGAAGCAGCCACTGCGGCGGCGGATCCACCTGAGGACCCTCCAGGAATTCTTGCAGTATCAAATGGATTTTTTGTAACTTGGTAAGCAGAGTTCTCTGTAGAAGAACCCATTGCAAACTCATCCATATTCGCTCTTGGAATAAGTACAAAACCTTTTGCTAAAAGTTTTTCGATGGCGGTTGCGTGAAATGGAGATCGATAGTTTTCTAAAATTTTAGAAGCACAAGAAGTGATCGTATTCTCTATACAGATATTGTCTTTTACTCCGATCGGAATACCATCGAATTCAGAAAGAGGTTTTCCTGATTTTCTTCTTTCAGTACTTTCTGCAGCTGCCTTTAAGAAACTTTCTTTTTCCCAGGCAAGAAAAGCTTTAATTTTAGAATCTTCCGCTTCTATACGAGAAA
Encoded here:
- a CDS encoding lipase/acyltransferase domain-containing protein; translated protein: MKRFLSFQTLFLFFTLLTFGNCEYLQDRLTPSEDKSLADQIKDYIISAYFAEQNHALYKFSTVIPNLQPQNLSPLYFQSPYFQRNNSKAKIVLIHGWDFAERQTDLPTDFNQKVTNLLGTWNQGLSFITDNATPPSSYTGSVYDEFEIYVFTYRTSDHIEINGRRFIDSLNAAFNSSDKVVIVAHSMGGLVSRAAIQHPNNTQNVIDHIVSLGTPYYGSPYSSPQYTGDLTAIGAIIKFMTDTPGGQGLAYTNGISPGVTGILPTIVDGTNQAFNYTLEKMIANTSEDLITTVYGGDMGAGDCGAADHAATYQAACTVITNGNPIFPSSDGIVPLDSALLNNRLAGGNTHTVNAMDHSQMSFRNEGGTGGGLTKVKTHFDNVFNEVFTIVSGL
- the hisF gene encoding imidazole glycerol phosphate synthase subunit HisF, which translates into the protein MSELTARIIPCLDIKDGRVVKGVNFVNLVDAGDPVESAVVYEKNLADELCFLDITASSDKRDILIHLVEAVAERIFIPFTVGGGIRTLDDVKAVLEKGADKVSINTAAFQNPDLLRASSEIYGSQCIVCAVDVKFHPDRERYEVFLHGGRTETGRDALDWGKEAQERGAGEILLTSMDRDGTKKGFDIQLLKLFSSNLEIPIIASGGAGNPEHMVEAILRGKADAVLAASIFHFGEFTIRETKENMKEMGIKVRL
- the gatA gene encoding Asp-tRNA(Asn)/Glu-tRNA(Gln) amidotransferase subunit GatA — encoded protein: MKELWKLKYSDIKKGLNSGEFTPTDLIKSLISRIEAEDSKIKAFLAWEKESFLKAAAESTERRKSGKPLSEFDGIPIGVKDNICIENTITSCASKILENYRSPFHATAIEKLLAKGFVLIPRANMDEFAMGSSTENSAYQVTKNPFDTARIPGGSSGGSAAAVAASFVPVALGSDTGGSVRQPASLCGIYGLKPTYGTVSRYGLVAYASSLDQIGPLSKDIDGIIDVYSVISGKDQRDATSKNIPAFDPSKVKELPWKGLKIGKMKITSEIEPDIAKAYESLLAELESKGAQLVDLDFSLLSNSIPIYYIIATAECSSNLSRFDGIRFGQRKDPSGKLEDLYVTSRSEGFGKEVQRRILLGTFSLSAGYYDAYYGRAQKARVLIKKEYEGYFSKVDLILQPTSPTTAFKVGEKTSDPIQMYKADILTTSVNLAGVPAMSVPIGIDSNGLPIGLQITAPALHEDKIFGFAKMISEWASKVQLPEAIK